One Methanococcus aeolicus Nankai-3 DNA segment encodes these proteins:
- a CDS encoding cation:proton antiporter, with product MDLAIAIGYLALLFISGSIIAKIGEKLKLPDIPLLLIFGLIAGPFLGIISTADAQNIFEYVANIGLIVLLLGGALDMRWIVLKRVLNTVLKLDVIGLIGVFGISGLLFNFIFKIPLFSPIGYLYGAIVCATDPATLMPVFSKSKIDPKIALTLEAESVFNDPLGIVVTTIMLSTLGLAENLNPILNFITLAIGGVVLGIIGGKIFEKTVLKCDFKEFVAPLGIGLSLLLWYFGEELFPLLSSGYEISGFMAVAIMGLYLGNTLTKYEKQSKYIEEIDEFCSMLSTLFRVLIFVFLGASISLSVLSEYWILGLLCALGSIFIGRPLGVFAATSIPPASDIKERIYYSLEGPRGVVPAALSATIYSLIMTHPDAIPSAITAYIAPDAIAGSILVATFMTILLSVVLEASWAELLGKKLFKY from the coding sequence ATGGATTTAGCCATTGCCATAGGGTATTTAGCACTGTTGTTTATTTCTGGTTCAATTATCGCTAAAATCGGAGAGAAATTAAAACTTCCAGATATACCATTATTGTTAATATTTGGGTTAATAGCGGGACCTTTTTTAGGCATAATATCCACAGCAGACGCCCAAAATATATTTGAATATGTAGCAAATATTGGATTAATAGTATTGTTATTAGGTGGGGCTCTTGACATGAGGTGGATTGTCTTAAAGAGAGTGTTAAACACAGTTTTAAAGTTAGATGTTATTGGATTAATCGGTGTTTTTGGAATTTCAGGATTATTATTTAATTTTATTTTTAAAATACCATTATTTAGTCCAATTGGTTATTTATATGGTGCTATTGTATGTGCCACCGACCCAGCTACACTTATGCCAGTATTTTCAAAATCAAAAATTGACCCAAAAATAGCTTTAACTCTTGAAGCAGAAAGTGTATTTAATGACCCATTGGGTATTGTAGTTACAACTATAATGTTATCTACGCTAGGTCTTGCAGAGAATTTAAACCCTATTTTGAATTTCATAACTCTTGCAATCGGTGGAGTAGTATTGGGGATAATAGGGGGGAAAATATTTGAAAAAACAGTATTAAAATGTGATTTTAAAGAGTTTGTAGCTCCATTAGGTATTGGGTTATCATTATTGTTGTGGTATTTTGGTGAAGAGCTATTTCCATTATTGTCCTCAGGATACGAAATTAGCGGTTTTATGGCTGTTGCAATAATGGGATTATATTTGGGAAATACACTCACAAAATATGAAAAACAGTCAAAATATATTGAGGAAATTGATGAATTTTGTAGTATGTTATCTACTTTATTTAGGGTATTGATATTTGTATTTTTAGGTGCAAGTATAAGTTTATCGGTATTATCTGAATACTGGATTTTAGGATTATTATGTGCGTTGGGCTCAATATTCATTGGAAGACCATTGGGAGTATTTGCTGCTACCTCAATACCGCCTGCAAGTGATATTAAAGAAAGAATATATTATTCATTGGAAGGTCCAAGGGGCGTAGTTCCTGCGGCACTATCTGCCACCATCTATTCTTTAATAATGACTCACCCCGATGCAATTCCTAGTGCCATCACAGCATACATAGCCCCAGATGCAATAGCTGGTTCAATACTTGTTGCTACCTTTATGACAATACTGTTAAGTGTGGTTTTAGAGGCATCGTGGGCGGAGCTCCTGGGAAAAAAACTATTCAAATATTAA